A stretch of the Chitinophagaceae bacterium genome encodes the following:
- the rlmN gene encoding 23S rRNA (adenine(2503)-C(2))-methyltransferase RlmN → MELEMKKDIRALSIEDLGEICRENGQPLFRAKQIYEWLWAKAVFTFDEMTNLPKAFRSFLQENYVINNITINTRQVSNDGTIKFTFRLFDNHLIEGVIIPTDTRLTACVSSQVGCSLSCSFCATGFMGRKRNLNFDEIFDQYIIMNQEAMDAFGKPLTNIVYMGMGEPLLNYANVLKSIDFISNPETINFSPKRITVSTAGIAKMIKKLADDEVRFNLALSLHAPNDVKRDKIMPINSSNNLETLIESLLYFYQNTGNKMTFEYILLKDFNDTNEDAHELIKLCQRVPAIINVIEYNQIDEADFEKTSESSRDKFITLLERNRVTAKVRKSRGKDIDAACGQLANKTT, encoded by the coding sequence ATGGAGTTAGAAATGAAAAAAGATATTCGTGCTTTAAGCATTGAAGACTTAGGTGAAATTTGCCGGGAAAATGGACAACCCCTTTTTCGGGCCAAACAAATCTATGAATGGCTATGGGCAAAAGCAGTTTTTACTTTTGATGAAATGACAAACTTACCTAAGGCTTTCAGGAGTTTTTTACAAGAAAACTATGTGATTAATAACATTACTATTAACACCCGCCAGGTTAGTAATGACGGAACTATAAAATTCACTTTCCGACTATTTGACAATCATTTGATTGAAGGTGTGATTATACCTACAGATACCAGGTTAACGGCCTGTGTTTCCTCTCAGGTTGGTTGTAGTTTAAGTTGCAGCTTTTGTGCTACCGGTTTTATGGGAAGAAAAAGAAATTTAAATTTTGATGAAATTTTTGACCAGTATATCATCATGAATCAGGAAGCTATGGATGCTTTTGGTAAGCCACTGACCAATATTGTCTATATGGGAATGGGCGAACCTCTTTTAAATTATGCTAATGTTTTAAAGTCCATTGATTTTATTTCAAACCCGGAAACTATAAATTTTTCACCCAAGCGAATTACTGTTTCAACTGCCGGAATTGCTAAAATGATTAAAAAACTTGCTGATGATGAAGTCCGCTTTAATCTTGCATTGTCATTACATGCTCCCAATGATGTGAAACGTGATAAAATTATGCCGATTAATTCATCAAATAATCTGGAGACGCTAATTGAGAGTTTATTATATTTTTATCAAAACACAGGGAATAAAATGACTTTTGAGTATATACTTTTAAAAGATTTTAATGATACTAATGAAGATGCTCATGAGTTGATAAAACTTTGTCAGAGAGTCCCGGCTATAATTAATGTGATTGAGTATAATCAAATTGATGAAGCTGATTTCGAAAAAACCAGTGAATCTTCCAGAGATAAGTTTATCACGCTTCTTGAAAGAAATAGAGTGACTGCAAAAGTTAGAAAAAGCAGGGGAAAAGATATAGATGCAGCTTGTGGTCAGTTAGCAAATAAAACCACTTAA